Proteins from one Sabethes cyaneus chromosome 2, idSabCyanKW18_F2, whole genome shotgun sequence genomic window:
- the LOC128737130 gene encoding E3 ubiquitin-protein ligase parkin → MFDLVGFLKSVIYNVLTIFSFGRKKLSNTLSIYVKTNTGSTLAVDLEPEMDIRDVKMMVAPHLGLEPKEVKIIFAGKELSDSTSISECDLGQQTIIHAVKARAILRRMNDKRLLESNASEKIIETVSTKPLCETMTDLQMTDECSEEMRASAGVRRKAHFFVYCSQCEKVCTGKLRVRCSICKSGAFTVHRDPACWDDVLKKKRITGHCENYDTPCVENESGDPPFTEFYFKCAEHLSGGEKDFAAPLNLINFNHKNIPCIACTDVSETVIVFPCEAGHVTCLECFRQYCVSRLLERQFVEHPLGGFTLQCPVGCEGSYIDDVHHFKLLSKEQYERYQRFATEEYVLRNGGVLCPQPGCGMGLLVNPECKRVQCLGGCGFVFCRNCLQGFHLGECLETPQPNSESSQGYTIDPLRACDARWDEATKIAIKVTTKPCPQCRTATERDGGCMHMVCTRSGCGYEWCWVCQTAWTRDCMAAHWFG, encoded by the exons ATGTTCGATTTGGTTGGTTTTTTAAAGAGCGTAATCTACAATGTATTGACAATATTTTCTTTCGGTCGCAAAAAACTAAGCAATACGCTAAGTATTTACGTAAAAACCAATACTGGAAGTACGCTAGCAGTAGACCTTGAACCAGAAATGGACATCAGAGATGTAAAAATGATGGTTGCTCCCCACCTTGGGCTGGAGCCCAAGGAAGTGAAGATCATTTTTGCTGGAAAGGAACTTTCCGATAGTACTTCGATTAGC GAGTGTGATTTGGGACAGCAAACAATTATTCATGCGGTAAAGGCAAGAGCTATACTGCGGAGAATGAATGATAAAAGACTGCTAGAAAGCAATGCATCAGAAAAAATCATTGAGACTGTTTCCACTAAACCACTATGCGAAACAATGACTGATTTGCAGATGACTGATGAATGTAGTGAAGAAATGAGAGCTAGCGCTGGTGTCAGAAGAAAGGCTCACTTTTTTGTGTACTGTTCCCAGTGTGAGAAGGTATGCACCGGTAAACTGAGAGTGCGTTGTAGTATCTGCAAAAGCGGTGCTTTCACCGTACATAGAGATCCGGCCTGTTGGGATGACGTTTTGAAAAAGAAACGTATCACAGGACATTGTGAGAACTACGACACTCCTTGTGTG GAAAACGAATCCGGTGATCCTCCATTCACGGAATTTTACTTCAAATGTGCTGAACATTTGTCGGGAGGAGAAAAAGACTTCGCAGCTCCACTTAACCTTATAAATTTTAACCATAAAAATATTCCCTGCATCGCGTGTACAGATGTTAG TGAGACTGTGATTGTGTTCCCCTGTGAAGCTGGCCACGTGACATGTTTGGAATGCTTTCGACAATACTGTGTCTCAAGATTGCTAGAACGTCAATTTGTGGAACATCCATTGGGTGGATTTACTCTGCAGTGCCCCGTAGGCTGTGAAGGTTCCTACATTGATGATGTACATCATTTCAAATTACTGTCGAAGGAACAG tatGAGAGGTATCAACGTTTCGCTACAGAAGAGTACGTACTTAGAAACGGTGGAGTCCTATGTCCGCAGCCTGGCTGTGGAATGGGCTTACTGGTGAACCCTGAATGTAAGAGAGTCCAGTGCTTAGGTGGCTGTGGT TTTGTTTTTTGCCGTAACTGCCTACAAGGCTTCCACCTTGGGGAATGCTTGGAGACACCACAGCCTAATTCAGAATCGTCCCAAGGTTATACAATCGATCCACTGCGTGCTTGTGATGCGCGTTGGGATGAAGCGACAAAAATTGCCATTAAAGTGACGACCAAACCATGTCCGCAGTGCCGAACTGCAACCGAACGGGATGGAGGATGCATGCACATGGTTTGCACCAGATCCGGTTGCGGTTACGAATGGTGTTGGGTGTGTCAAACCGCTTGGACCAGAGACTGCATGGCAGCTCACTGGTTCGGTTGA
- the LOC128736335 gene encoding enkurin, whose protein sequence is MSIVNIYHHNENIYNVEKKPPERPPKPPLYHSRFEHQVRRETKSCKDAHRTMGYAKIPLQKPNEFLKKNCGIRYRATKSAPVRLCADHKPPVPKKEDLTTNQQLMKCVDFKVENVKKVVASSPKKMRPRYADTRKGDFHDLEKSGLMPVYKCQPKYGKVPKYLERRKKDLEAQKQRMAEKMGEQVPDGFLVSQEERLELLKGLKQNWENLQKEYQSLPLLIDTVPKMIRKAKLEKNLKELEKDILRVESCPYIFVHDEQGQTDK, encoded by the exons ATGTCAATTGTAAACATTTACCATCACAACGAAAATATCTACAACGTAGAAAAGAAACCACCGGAACGACCCCCGAAGCCACCGCTCTATCACTCACGTTTCGAGCACCAGGTTCGCAGGGAGACGAAATCCTGCAAGGACGCTCATCGTACCATGGGTTACGCAAAAATTCCCCTACAGAAACCGAACGAATTTCTAAAAAAGAATTGCGGTATCCGCTATCGGGCCACAAAATCGGCACCGGTGCGCCTCTGTGCAGACCACAAGCCACCGGTCCCGAAAAAGGAAGACCTAACCACCAATCAGCAACTGATGAAGTGTGTCGACTTCAAGGttgaaaacgtaaaaaaagtAGTCGCTTCCAGTCCGAAAAAAATGCGTCCCCGATATGCTGACACCCGGAAAGGCGACTTTCACGATTTGGAAAAGTCCGGCCTGATGCCTGTCTATAAATGTCAACCCAAGTACGGAAAGGTACCCAAATATCTTGAACGGCGAAAGAAAGATCTGGAAGCGCAAAAGCAGCGCATGGCAGAAAAGATGGGCGAACAGGTGCCGGACGGCTTTCTGGTTTCGCAGGAAGAGCGATTGGAACTGTTGAAG GGACTTAAGCAAAACTGGGAAAACCTTCAGAAGGAGTACCAGAGTCTTCCACTGCTTATCGATACAGTGCCGAAAATGATACGCAAGGCCAAACTTGAAAAGAATTTGAAGGAGCTCGAGAAGGACATTTTGCGCGTCGAAAGTTGCCCGTACATCTTTGTGCACGACGAGCAGGGACAGACTGACAAGTAG
- the LOC128738763 gene encoding cleavage and polyadenylation specificity factor subunit 5 — MAAQSINKTGSGWPRRTSQGTMNDIAKPQSNQSMTLNRTINLYPLTNYTFGTKEPLFEKDPSVPARFQRMRDEFDKIGMRRSVEGVLLVHEHGLPHVLLLQLGTTFFKLPGGELSAGEDEVEGLKRLLTETLGRQDGVKQDWIVEDTIGNWWRPNFEPPQYPYIPPHITKPKEHKRLFLVQLHEKALFAVPKNYKLVAAPLFELYDNSQGYGPIISSLPQALCRFNFIYM, encoded by the exons ATGGCAGCTCAGTCCATCAACAAAACCGGCTCCGGTTGGCCACGACGAACAAGCCAGGGTACGATGAACGATATTGCTAAACCACAGAGTAATCAGTCAATGACGCTGAACCGAACAATTAATCT TTATCCTCTGACAAATTACACGTTTGGCACGAAAGAGCCTCTGTTTGAAAAGGATCCTTCTGTACCGGCTCGATTCCAACGGATGCGTGACGAGTTCGACAAAATAGGAATGCGTCGCTCGGTGGAAGGAGTTttgttg GTTCACGAACACGGTCTTCCCCATGTCCTGCTTCTTCAGCTTGGCACAACCTTTTTCAAGCTACCCGGTGGGGAACTTAGCGCTGGCGAAGACGAGGTTGAGGGTCTTAAACGATTACTAACCGAG ACTCTAGGCCGACAGGATGGCGTCAAGCAGGACTGGATCGTCGAGGACACCATCGGCAACTGGTGGCGGCCGAACTTCGAACCACCGCAGTACCCGTACATTCCGCCACACATCACCAAACCGAAGGAGCACAAGCGACTGTTTCTGGTACAGCTGCACGAGAAGG CTCTTTTTGCCGTACCGAAAAACTACAAGCTAGTAGCCGCTCCGCTGTTCGAACTGTACGACAACTCCCAGGGATATGGTCCGATTATATCCTCGCTCCCGCAAGCGTTGTGTCG GTTTAACTTCATCTACATGTAA
- the LOC128737171 gene encoding probable small nuclear ribonucleoprotein Sm D1, with the protein MKLVRFLMKLSHETVTIELKNGTQVHGTITGVDVAMNTHLKAVKMTIKNRDPVQLDSLSIRGNNIRYYILPDSLPLETLLIDDAPKTRAKKREANRGGQRGRGRGTRGGRGGPRGGRGGPRGRGRR; encoded by the exons ATGAAGTTAGTAAG GTTTTTGATGAAGCTTAGCCATGAAACAGTAACAATCGAGTTGAAAAATGGAACTCAGGTCCATGGTACTATAACCGGTGTAGATGTCGCAATGAATACGCACCTGAAAGCAGTTAAAATGACGATCAAAAATCGGGACCCCGTTCAGCTTGATTCGCTCAGTATTCGAGGAAACAATATACGTTATTACATCCTGCCCGACAGCCTGCCGCTGGAAACATTGCTGATTGATGATGCCCCCAAGACCAGAGCCAAGAAGCGCGAAGCGAATCGTGGCGGACAACGGGGACGAGGCAGAGGCACTCGCG GCGGTCGTGGTGGTCCCCGTGGCGGCCGCGGTGGTCCAAGAGGTCGAGGCAGACGTTAA